From Cyanobium sp. Tous-M-B4, the proteins below share one genomic window:
- a CDS encoding glycosyltransferase family 4 protein, with protein MTLAYSPNAAALLTFAVAALCTALVVPVVRRLGLRWGLVDAPDARKQHTSPMVRLGGVGIVISFSAALGLTWGLGGFANLPAEKDQLIWTTLAGALCFFLIGLADDLYALPPLPRLAGQLAISMVAWNEGVRIGNIEIPMGWWGGSDLLLPLPDWLSLLATVIWLVGITNAINWLDGLDGLAAGVSGIAAVGLLSVSFSLHQPAAGLLAAALAGSCLGFLRHNFNPARIFMGDGGSYFLGFALAAISIVGPAKGLTSVSLLLPLLILSLPLADMSAVIMGRLSEGHSPFYPDRRHLHHRLLRTGLSHRRTVLLIYAFTQWLGSLALVLVNAELRFLWLALATAVLIWVLVSTRRALQQPAANREL; from the coding sequence GTGACCCTCGCCTACAGCCCCAACGCGGCCGCCTTGCTCACTTTTGCCGTTGCTGCTCTGTGCACGGCTCTGGTGGTGCCAGTGGTACGTCGGCTCGGACTGCGCTGGGGATTGGTGGATGCTCCCGATGCGCGCAAGCAGCACACCTCTCCGATGGTGCGCCTTGGAGGAGTCGGCATTGTTATCTCCTTCAGTGCAGCACTGGGTCTCACTTGGGGCTTGGGGGGGTTCGCCAACCTTCCCGCTGAAAAGGACCAGTTGATCTGGACCACCCTGGCTGGCGCCCTTTGCTTTTTCTTGATCGGGCTGGCAGATGATCTCTATGCCCTGCCGCCCCTGCCCCGCTTGGCCGGCCAGTTGGCCATTTCGATGGTTGCGTGGAACGAGGGTGTGCGCATCGGCAACATCGAGATCCCCATGGGCTGGTGGGGAGGCTCTGATCTGCTGCTGCCATTGCCAGACTGGCTCAGCCTGCTGGCAACGGTGATCTGGTTGGTGGGCATCACCAATGCCATCAACTGGCTTGATGGTCTCGATGGTCTGGCGGCGGGCGTGAGCGGTATCGCTGCAGTGGGTTTGTTGTCGGTGAGTTTCAGCCTGCATCAGCCTGCAGCTGGCCTGCTGGCCGCGGCGCTGGCCGGCAGCTGCCTCGGTTTCCTGCGCCACAACTTCAACCCTGCCCGCATCTTCATGGGTGACGGCGGTTCCTATTTCTTGGGCTTTGCCCTGGCGGCGATCAGCATCGTCGGCCCGGCCAAGGGGCTCACCAGCGTCAGCCTGCTGCTACCGCTGCTGATCCTGTCGCTGCCCTTGGCCGACATGTCGGCAGTGATCATGGGGCGCCTCAGCGAAGGCCACTCTCCCTTCTATCCCGATCGGCGCCACCTGCACCACCGGCTGCTGCGGACGGGACTGAGCCATCGCCGCACCGTGTTGCTGATTTATGCCTTCACCCAGTGGTTGGGCTCCCTGGCCCTGGTGCTGGTGAATGCTGAATTGCGCTTTCTCTGGCTGGCCCTGGCTACTGCGGTGTTGATCTGGGTGCTGGTTAGCACTCGCCGGGCCTTGCAGCAGCCTGCGGCCAACCGGGAGCTGTGA